One genomic window of Sulfuricurvum sp. includes the following:
- the aroA gene encoding 3-phosphoshikimate 1-carboxyvinyltransferase, giving the protein MMRAKVFAASSFAFKSDAIAPDKSISHRCAMFALLAEGESRIENFLRAEDTLNTLKIVGHLGAEIHDDGNVIMIRSNGIRETAEILDCGNSGTGMRLFCGLLSSAEGHFILTGDEYLKRRPMKRVTQPLRTIGAKLDGRKNGDLAPLSIRGASLKAFDYVSPIASAQVKSAMMLAALRSDGVCTFREPELSRDHTERMLRGMGARVEVIGLETKIWPLEQLLKPLDIRVPADPSSAFFFAVAAAIIPGASAVIEGVTLNPTRIEAFKVLERMGADITYTITDERYEPIGMISIKSSPLHAVTVEENIAWLIDELPALSIAMACAEGKSIIKNAEELRVKESDRIKTVVDNLNLCGILTEEYPDGYAVIGGEMKSATVNSYGDHRIAMSFLIAGLKCGMEVEDVECINTSFPNFFDLLGMCTKVEK; this is encoded by the coding sequence ATGATGCGTGCAAAAGTTTTCGCTGCTTCTTCTTTTGCTTTTAAAAGCGATGCTATCGCTCCGGATAAATCGATTTCCCATCGTTGTGCAATGTTCGCACTCTTAGCGGAAGGTGAGAGTCGGATTGAAAACTTTTTACGTGCTGAAGACACCCTAAATACCCTCAAGATTGTAGGTCATCTCGGTGCCGAGATTCACGATGACGGAAATGTCATTATGATCCGTTCAAATGGAATCCGAGAGACTGCTGAAATTCTTGATTGCGGGAACTCAGGTACAGGGATGCGTCTCTTCTGCGGGCTATTGTCTTCTGCAGAGGGTCATTTTATCCTTACGGGTGATGAATATCTCAAACGTCGTCCGATGAAACGGGTTACTCAGCCGCTGAGAACGATCGGTGCAAAACTTGACGGACGCAAAAACGGCGATTTGGCTCCTCTTTCCATTCGCGGAGCGTCGCTTAAAGCATTCGATTACGTCTCTCCGATCGCTTCTGCTCAAGTCAAAAGTGCGATGATGCTTGCCGCACTCCGTTCCGACGGAGTATGTACGTTCCGAGAACCGGAACTCAGTCGCGATCATACGGAACGGATGCTTAGAGGCATGGGGGCACGCGTTGAGGTAATCGGTCTTGAGACGAAGATTTGGCCGCTTGAGCAGCTTCTTAAACCTCTTGATATCCGTGTTCCTGCCGACCCGTCCAGCGCATTCTTCTTTGCGGTAGCCGCAGCTATTATTCCTGGCGCTTCTGCAGTGATTGAAGGGGTGACCCTCAATCCTACCCGAATCGAAGCATTTAAAGTGTTAGAACGGATGGGTGCCGACATCACTTACACGATTACGGATGAGCGGTATGAGCCTATCGGTATGATAAGTATTAAAAGTTCGCCTCTTCATGCTGTAACGGTAGAAGAGAATATTGCGTGGCTTATCGATGAACTTCCAGCGCTTTCAATTGCGATGGCGTGTGCCGAAGGGAAAAGCATCATCAAAAATGCCGAAGAATTAAGGGTCAAAGAGTCTGACCGGATTAAAACGGTAGTCGATAATCTGAATCTTTGCGGAATTCTGACCGAAGAATATCCTGACGGATATGCCGTAATCGGCGGAGAGATGAAAAGTGCAACAGTAAACAGTTACGGAGATCATCGTATCGCAATGAGTTTTCTGATCGCCGGGTTGAAATGCGGTATGGAAGTGGAGGATGTCGAATGTATCAATACATCGTTTCCAAACTTTTTTGACCTTTTAGGGATGTGTACCAAGGTAGAAAAATGA
- a CDS encoding 4-hydroxy-3-methylbut-2-enyl diphosphate reductase, whose translation MKIELAESYGFCFGVKRAIKIAEENRNASTYGPLIHNANEIDRLKNDFNVALSENLDSFKSGDTAVIRTHGIPKQELSLLHERQVNVVDATCPYVTKPQQICEEMSAQGYDIVIFGDETHPEIKGVKSYANDYVYVVNSPDEIDALRLREKVATVAQTTRKIEEYQQIVGKLMATHKEVRVFNTICNATFDNQDAVRTLAQKADVMIVIGGKNSSNTKQLHSISQEFCPDSYHIESQDDLKEEWFKDKNFCGISAGASTPDWIIDDVIAKIKTLTNS comes from the coding sequence ATGAAGATCGAATTAGCTGAAAGTTATGGATTTTGTTTCGGTGTAAAACGGGCGATTAAAATTGCTGAAGAGAATCGAAACGCTTCAACGTATGGCCCTTTAATTCATAACGCAAATGAAATTGACCGATTAAAAAATGATTTCAATGTGGCTTTGAGCGAAAATTTGGATTCATTTAAATCAGGCGATACTGCCGTGATCCGTACGCACGGTATCCCGAAACAAGAGCTTTCTTTGCTGCATGAGCGTCAGGTCAATGTAGTTGATGCGACATGTCCGTATGTGACTAAACCGCAGCAGATTTGCGAGGAGATGTCTGCTCAAGGGTACGATATTGTCATTTTCGGAGACGAAACACACCCTGAAATCAAAGGGGTTAAAAGTTATGCGAACGATTATGTTTATGTTGTCAACAGTCCGGATGAAATAGACGCGCTCCGATTACGCGAAAAAGTGGCAACGGTAGCGCAAACAACCCGTAAAATAGAAGAATATCAGCAAATTGTCGGAAAATTGATGGCCACCCATAAAGAGGTACGTGTTTTTAATACGATCTGCAATGCAACCTTTGACAATCAGGATGCGGTGCGTACATTAGCACAGAAAGCCGATGTTATGATCGTTATAGGGGGAAAAAACTCTTCCAATACGAAACAGCTTCACTCAATATCACAAGAATTTTGCCCCGACAGCTACCATATCGAGAGCCAAGATGATTTAAAAGAAGAGTGGTTCAAAGATAAAAACTTTTGTGGAATCAGTGCCGGCGCTTCAACACCGGATTGGATAATAGACGATGTTATCGCTAAAATTAAGACCTTGACAAACTCCTAA
- a CDS encoding 30S ribosomal protein S1 produces MAFDNESFEEENFAEMLEASFKEQESTRITEGEVVEIQESDNRALVGVGEKLEGILSLDEIRDAQGNLLFNVGDKIMVMVMGHYNERPKISYKKVLEQEKTLAFINAHKDDFESVVIEALVTKKNKGGYLLEADDVHFFLPRSLAAFKETDQVVGKTIKAQVVKVDPAEASIVVSRRKLFNDERKRKKEVIDALMEEDKVIQGTVKKITSYGMFVDVGGIDGLVHYNEISYKGPVNPSKLYKEGDVVNVKAIAYDKDKRHLSLSIKAVQSDPWQEVEEALEEGDTITVTVSNIEPYGIFVDLGNDIEGFLHISEITWDKNIKHPKDYLTVGQEIDVEVIEINSKTHKLRVSYKRLQPKPFEEFTKKFKEGDVVKGTVTSLTDFGAFVKVGGVEGLLHNQDLSWDKNVKCKDTLKVGDEIEVKIAKINADDEKISLNRKSLEESPIDQFATNHKMNEVVKATVRDVKDFGVFVSLEGGVDALIRNEDLYPLIPEELEIGQTIEAAILVIDAKRDRIRLSVKKLERIKDQKMLDEINDNDSHSLGDLIKDQLK; encoded by the coding sequence ATGGCTTTCGATAACGAATCGTTCGAAGAAGAAAATTTTGCTGAGATGTTAGAGGCATCTTTCAAAGAGCAAGAATCTACACGCATTACAGAAGGTGAAGTAGTAGAGATCCAAGAGAGTGACAACCGCGCGTTGGTAGGCGTCGGTGAAAAACTCGAAGGGATCCTTTCACTGGATGAAATCCGTGATGCTCAGGGGAATCTTCTTTTTAACGTCGGCGATAAAATTATGGTAATGGTAATGGGTCACTACAATGAGCGCCCAAAAATTTCGTATAAAAAAGTGCTTGAGCAAGAAAAAACGCTCGCATTCATCAATGCACACAAAGACGATTTCGAGTCGGTTGTGATCGAAGCGTTGGTGACCAAGAAAAACAAAGGTGGATACCTTTTGGAAGCGGATGATGTCCATTTCTTCCTTCCTCGTTCACTCGCTGCGTTCAAAGAGACCGATCAAGTTGTCGGTAAAACAATCAAAGCTCAAGTGGTCAAAGTTGACCCGGCTGAAGCGTCAATCGTCGTATCTCGCCGCAAACTTTTCAATGACGAGCGTAAACGTAAAAAAGAAGTAATCGATGCATTGATGGAAGAGGATAAAGTTATCCAAGGTACCGTCAAAAAAATCACAAGTTACGGTATGTTCGTAGATGTCGGCGGAATCGACGGGTTGGTTCATTACAATGAAATCAGCTACAAAGGGCCGGTTAACCCTTCTAAACTTTACAAAGAGGGTGATGTCGTTAACGTAAAAGCGATTGCATACGATAAAGACAAACGTCATCTTTCACTTTCAATCAAAGCGGTTCAATCCGATCCGTGGCAAGAAGTTGAAGAAGCGTTGGAAGAAGGTGACACTATCACTGTAACCGTCAGCAACATCGAACCGTACGGTATTTTTGTTGACCTCGGGAACGATATCGAAGGGTTCTTGCATATCTCTGAAATCACATGGGATAAAAACATCAAACACCCGAAAGATTACCTCACAGTCGGTCAAGAGATCGATGTTGAAGTTATCGAAATCAACTCTAAAACACACAAATTGCGTGTGTCATACAAACGTCTTCAACCAAAACCTTTTGAAGAATTTACCAAAAAATTCAAAGAGGGTGATGTTGTAAAAGGGACTGTTACATCATTGACCGATTTCGGTGCATTTGTTAAAGTCGGCGGTGTAGAGGGATTGTTACACAATCAAGATCTTTCATGGGACAAAAATGTCAAATGTAAAGACACTCTCAAAGTCGGTGATGAAATTGAAGTGAAAATTGCAAAAATCAATGCGGATGACGAAAAAATCTCATTGAACCGCAAATCACTTGAAGAGTCTCCGATCGATCAATTCGCAACCAATCACAAAATGAACGAAGTGGTAAAAGCGACCGTTCGTGATGTAAAAGATTTCGGTGTATTCGTTTCATTGGAAGGTGGAGTTGATGCTCTTATCCGTAATGAAGACCTTTATCCTTTGATCCCTGAAGAACTTGAAATCGGTCAAACAATCGAAGCAGCTATTTTGGTTATCGATGCTAAACGCGACCGCATCCGTCTTTCAGTTAAAAAACTTGAGCGTATTAAAGATCAAAAAATGTTGGATGAAATCAACGATAACGATTCACACAGCCTCGGTGATTTGATTAAAGACCAATTGAAATAA
- the serA gene encoding phosphoglycerate dehydrogenase: MEKFKIVVCDHIHEEGLNILRRDDKVEMIFAADMDKTALLDMLVDADVAITRSSTDVDDKFIQAGRGLKAIVRAGVGVDNVDIPGCSKEGIIVMNVPTANTIAAVELTMTHMLSCMRMFPYSHDHLKNQRIWKREKWYGYELKGKKLGVIGFGNIGSRVGIRSKAFEMDVIAYDPYIHPSKATDLGAKYTTNFDDILACDIITIHTPKNKETIGMIGADEIAKMKDGVVLINCARGGLYDEDALYEGLKSGKIRFAGIDVFNKEPATDNKLLDLDNICVSPHLGANTFESQYNIGVEAAQQAIEAAKGIAYPHALNLPIDETKIPSFVKPFLEMGQKIGFLASQMNKAPIVSIKVSGRGDIAEYVNSLATFVTVGALADISGDTINYVNADFIASERGIKIETEELPASPVYKNLVTVKLTTDKNVIEISATMFNDDVQRIVDINGFGVDVEPKGNMILFKNTDVPGVIGQVGTLLAAHEVNIADFRLGRNKSGEALAVIIVDSVVNDKTLKELAALKACISVSYARI, translated from the coding sequence ATGGAAAAATTTAAAATTGTCGTATGTGATCATATTCATGAAGAGGGTTTGAATATCCTTCGTCGTGATGACAAAGTCGAAATGATTTTTGCTGCCGATATGGATAAAACTGCATTGTTGGATATGCTTGTAGATGCAGATGTGGCAATTACACGCAGTTCAACCGATGTAGATGATAAATTTATCCAAGCCGGACGCGGACTCAAAGCAATCGTTCGTGCCGGTGTCGGTGTTGACAATGTTGATATTCCGGGATGTTCAAAAGAGGGGATCATTGTTATGAACGTTCCTACGGCAAATACCATTGCTGCGGTCGAATTAACCATGACTCATATGCTCTCTTGTATGCGTATGTTCCCGTATTCTCACGATCATTTGAAAAATCAACGCATCTGGAAACGTGAAAAATGGTACGGATATGAATTAAAAGGGAAAAAACTCGGTGTCATCGGTTTCGGTAACATCGGTAGCCGTGTGGGTATCCGCTCCAAAGCATTTGAGATGGATGTAATCGCGTATGACCCGTATATCCACCCGTCTAAAGCAACCGATTTAGGTGCTAAATATACGACAAACTTTGATGATATTTTGGCATGTGACATCATTACGATCCATACTCCGAAAAACAAAGAGACTATCGGTATGATCGGTGCGGATGAAATCGCAAAAATGAAAGACGGAGTTGTATTGATCAACTGCGCTCGCGGTGGTTTATACGATGAAGATGCCCTTTATGAAGGTCTTAAATCAGGAAAAATCCGATTTGCCGGAATCGATGTATTTAACAAAGAACCTGCAACCGATAATAAACTTCTTGATTTGGATAATATCTGTGTCTCTCCGCACTTAGGGGCAAATACATTCGAATCTCAATACAATATCGGTGTGGAAGCAGCTCAGCAAGCGATTGAAGCGGCAAAAGGGATTGCGTATCCGCATGCATTGAATCTGCCTATTGATGAGACTAAAATCCCTTCATTTGTCAAACCGTTCCTCGAAATGGGACAAAAAATCGGTTTCTTGGCATCTCAAATGAATAAAGCACCGATTGTCTCGATCAAAGTAAGCGGTCGTGGTGATATTGCAGAGTACGTCAATTCACTCGCAACCTTTGTTACCGTTGGAGCTTTGGCTGATATTTCAGGTGATACGATCAATTACGTCAATGCTGATTTCATTGCTAGTGAGCGTGGCATCAAGATCGAAACGGAAGAACTTCCTGCAAGTCCTGTGTATAAAAATCTTGTTACTGTTAAACTCACTACCGATAAAAATGTAATCGAAATTAGTGCGACGATGTTCAATGACGATGTTCAGCGTATCGTTGATATCAACGGTTTCGGTGTCGATGTTGAGCCGAAAGGGAATATGATTCTCTTCAAAAATACCGATGTACCGGGTGTTATCGGTCAAGTGGGCACACTACTTGCGGCACATGAAGTGAACATCGCCGATTTCCGTCTCGGACGTAATAAAAGCGGTGAAGCGCTTGCCGTTATCATTGTCGATTCTGTCGTCAACGATAAAACCCTCAAAGAACTTGCAGCGCTTAAAGCGTGTATCAGCGTTTCTTACGCAAGAATCTAA
- a CDS encoding KUP/HAK/KT family potassium transporter — MTLQERIKSEMMVIKSLGVVYGDIGTSPIYTFAVILLLVQPTSETIFQILSMVFWTMLMLVTIQYAWLATSLSKRGEGGTVVLVQLLLPYLKGTRVIAIVSALGFIGISLMIGDGVITPAISILSSVEGITLIPGLEDTPKIILLVIAAGIALALFAVQKKGVEKVASAFGPIMVVWFFALALGGGYYLFQSPEVLKAISPFYALEFIVQHPYIAFVVLADVLLCATGGEALYADMGHLGRLPILKGWLFASVALLISYYGQGAFLLSHPEAAKAPFFELYHTLVPTLYVPLLLLSVIATVIASQAMISGIFSVLYQAMTTRIFPHFNVNYTSNELRSQIYVGSINWFLFLCVVAMLFIFGESGKLAAAYGLSVAGAMSITGVLMSMIFMYKRQYLKMGVSIIAGLTSLVFFVSCWLKIPHGGYWSLVIASVPLFIVILYTQGQKRLYASFVPIDKDHFLAEYLKRYAQGYHVEGTALFFARNADSIPAYISKTMFQNGIMYERNIIVTVHPLYDPHGVTSELSPIGEGLDLLSIRSGYMETLNVEAILREKNINERTIFYGDEEIVSDSLIWKVFAFIKDVSPNFVSFYHFPHDKLIGVARRAEI; from the coding sequence ATGACGTTGCAAGAACGTATTAAAAGTGAAATGATGGTAATCAAATCACTTGGTGTTGTGTATGGAGATATAGGAACTAGTCCGATTTATACTTTTGCGGTTATTTTGTTGCTGGTTCAACCTACAAGTGAGACGATTTTCCAAATATTATCGATGGTATTTTGGACAATGTTGATGTTGGTTACCATTCAATATGCATGGTTAGCCACAAGTCTTTCCAAACGAGGTGAGGGTGGGACTGTCGTATTGGTACAACTTTTACTCCCTTACCTGAAAGGAACACGTGTTATTGCTATTGTGAGTGCATTGGGTTTTATCGGTATTTCATTAATGATAGGTGATGGAGTCATAACGCCTGCTATCAGTATTTTGAGCTCTGTTGAAGGGATTACACTGATACCAGGACTTGAGGATACTCCAAAAATCATTTTGCTTGTTATTGCTGCAGGTATTGCGTTAGCCCTTTTTGCTGTTCAGAAAAAAGGAGTTGAAAAGGTTGCCAGTGCATTTGGTCCTATCATGGTTGTATGGTTTTTCGCACTTGCCTTGGGTGGCGGGTATTACCTCTTTCAATCCCCCGAAGTGTTAAAGGCGATTTCACCGTTTTATGCACTTGAATTTATCGTTCAACACCCTTATATTGCATTTGTGGTATTAGCTGATGTGCTTTTGTGTGCTACAGGCGGTGAAGCGTTATATGCCGATATGGGACATTTGGGTCGATTACCGATACTCAAGGGATGGCTATTTGCCTCAGTGGCATTACTGATCTCGTATTACGGACAAGGGGCATTTTTGCTCTCTCATCCTGAAGCAGCTAAAGCTCCATTTTTTGAACTCTATCATACTCTTGTTCCGACATTGTATGTCCCACTTCTATTATTAAGTGTTATCGCTACTGTGATCGCATCACAGGCAATGATCAGTGGTATTTTTTCGGTCTTGTATCAGGCAATGACAACACGTATTTTCCCTCATTTTAATGTTAACTATACTTCCAATGAACTGCGTAGTCAAATCTATGTCGGTTCGATCAACTGGTTTTTATTCTTATGTGTGGTCGCAATGCTTTTTATCTTTGGCGAATCGGGCAAATTGGCTGCGGCATACGGATTATCTGTTGCTGGGGCAATGAGTATTACGGGTGTATTAATGAGTATGATTTTTATGTATAAACGACAATATCTCAAAATGGGGGTTTCCATTATAGCGGGACTGACGAGTTTAGTGTTCTTCGTCTCCTGCTGGCTCAAAATTCCGCATGGTGGGTATTGGTCGCTCGTCATTGCATCCGTTCCACTATTTATAGTGATTCTATATACTCAAGGTCAAAAACGGCTTTATGCCTCGTTTGTGCCGATTGATAAGGATCACTTTTTAGCGGAATATCTCAAACGCTATGCACAAGGGTATCATGTCGAGGGAACAGCTCTGTTTTTTGCCCGAAATGCTGATTCGATTCCTGCCTACATCTCGAAAACGATGTTTCAAAACGGTATTATGTATGAGCGAAATATCATCGTAACGGTACACCCATTGTATGATCCACATGGTGTCACTAGTGAACTTTCCCCTATTGGTGAAGGGCTAGATCTGCTTAGTATCCGTTCGGGATATATGGAAACGCTAAATGTCGAAGCAATATTGCGAGAAAAAAATATTAATGAACGGACAATTTTTTACGGAGATGAAGAGATCGTATCCGATAGTCTAATATGGAAAGTTTTCGCATTTATTAAAGATGTTTCTCCTAACTTTGTTAGCTTCTACCATTTCCCGCATGATAAACTAATCGGGGTTGCCCGTCGGGCAGAGATTTAA
- a CDS encoding DUF4118 domain-containing protein has product MYAIIPPFLLLIVLSFISKLFSDELQLVNIGMIHLIPILYAAMRLGRRDTLIVSLASVLSFNFFFIPPTLTFTVHDMRYLFSFTIMIAVGQIVSWLSIRAAIAKELETSERLQETLLGSLSHEIRTPLAAIMGASSGLLTEELDLNPEQKKELYSTIDNGAHRMQRLIDNLLDTARLQSGMLKLKRQECDISELLGSALSKTENTFPATLNIEKKISSIYGDAVLIEQALFNLLENAFKYGDTVTVAIGHDPDGVMIRICNTGSIPPAHEASMAWRAFSRLSNVRGEEGIGLGLYVAYRIAKMHGGSVETMSDGIQFCATMRLPIRGEV; this is encoded by the coding sequence ATGTATGCAATTATTCCCCCATTTTTGCTTTTGATCGTTCTTAGCTTTATCTCTAAGCTCTTTAGTGATGAACTACAGTTAGTCAACATAGGGATGATCCATCTAATTCCCATTCTCTATGCTGCAATGCGGTTGGGACGTAGAGATACTCTGATCGTATCTCTCGCGTCTGTATTATCATTTAATTTCTTTTTTATCCCTCCAACATTAACGTTTACGGTACATGATATGCGATATCTCTTTAGCTTTACGATTATGATTGCTGTCGGTCAAATCGTCTCATGGCTAAGTATACGTGCAGCAATTGCGAAAGAACTTGAGACTTCAGAGCGGCTGCAAGAGACATTACTAGGGTCTTTATCGCATGAAATTCGTACACCGCTTGCGGCAATTATGGGAGCATCTTCAGGGCTGCTAACTGAAGAACTGGATCTGAATCCGGAACAAAAAAAAGAGCTTTACAGTACGATTGACAATGGTGCGCATCGGATGCAACGATTGATTGATAATCTCCTAGATACCGCTCGACTTCAAAGTGGTATGTTAAAACTCAAAAGACAAGAGTGCGATATTAGTGAACTTTTGGGAAGCGCACTTTCTAAAACTGAGAATACTTTTCCGGCTACGTTAAATATCGAAAAGAAAATTTCTTCGATTTACGGGGATGCTGTTTTAATTGAGCAGGCACTTTTTAATTTACTGGAAAATGCTTTTAAATATGGCGATACAGTCACTGTTGCAATAGGACATGATCCTGATGGGGTTATGATCCGTATCTGCAATACGGGTTCAATTCCACCGGCGCATGAAGCTTCTATGGCATGGAGAGCATTTTCAAGACTGAGTAATGTCCGTGGAGAAGAGGGGATCGGACTAGGGTTATATGTAGCATATCGAATCGCCAAAATGCACGGTGGGAGTGTGGAGACGATGAGTGATGGAATACAATTTTGCGCAACGATGAGACTTCCAATAAGAGGCGAGGTATGA
- a CDS encoding response regulator, with protein MKETILIIDDDSAIRKLLEVSLSAAGYHPVCIATGKEALNRAAIDAPALVLLDLGLPDMDGKEFLMHFREWSQAPVIVLSARSVESEKIAALEGGCDDYLTKPFGTGELLARIKAALRRSGRNIGDFSSALISNNLSMDIASHTVMLDNEELKLTPKEFDLLKVLMQNSGKVLTHAWLLKEIWGVGYQNETHYLRVFINQLRQKIEIDSARPKRIITETGIGYRFVG; from the coding sequence ATGAAAGAGACGATTTTAATTATCGATGATGACAGTGCAATTCGAAAACTGCTTGAAGTTTCACTTAGTGCGGCAGGGTATCATCCCGTTTGTATCGCGACGGGTAAAGAAGCACTCAATCGTGCAGCAATCGATGCTCCTGCACTGGTATTGCTTGATCTTGGGCTACCTGATATGGATGGCAAAGAATTCCTAATGCATTTTCGCGAATGGAGCCAAGCTCCCGTAATCGTCCTCTCTGCCCGCTCAGTTGAGAGTGAAAAAATAGCGGCGTTGGAGGGCGGATGTGATGATTATCTCACTAAACCCTTCGGAACAGGAGAATTACTTGCCCGTATTAAAGCGGCACTTCGTCGTAGTGGTAGAAATATCGGAGATTTTTCTTCCGCTCTCATTAGCAATAATCTCTCCATGGATATTGCTTCACATACGGTGATGTTGGATAACGAAGAGTTAAAACTGACACCTAAAGAGTTTGACCTCTTAAAAGTCCTAATGCAAAACAGTGGTAAAGTACTCACCCACGCATGGCTACTCAAAGAAATTTGGGGAGTGGGATATCAAAACGAGACCCACTATTTACGGGTATTCATTAACCAATTGCGTCAAAAGATTGAAATCGATTCTGCCCGCCCAAAGCGGATTATAACTGAGACAGGGATCGGGTATCGGTTTGTTGGATAA